TAGATCGCGGTGAAACTTCTCATAGAAGTAGCGACCGGTGACTTGCCCCGGGTCACTAATATCGACTTCGAAGACGATCGGCATTTTGCCCAACGTGCCGGTGAACACCATCCGGTTGTCTTCAGCGTGTGCGGTGGATTGCAGCGAGAACAGCACAGCGGCGCAGGTTGCCAGGCGCATCAGTCCCTTGAGCATTGATCGTTCCTTGAAAGAGGCGGAGGCCGCGCCGGCATTGGAGGGCCGGCGCGGATAAATTCGCGGCGATTATGGCGGGGTTACGCCTGGTAATCGAGAGTCTGCGCTTGAAAGATAACGCCACCTCAAGGCAGTTGCAGTGCAACCCCGCCCGGATGTTGTTTGACGATTGTGTACGGCAGAACGCTCCAGTCCACGAATCCGCAGACCGCCGCGACGTGGGCAAATGATGGCTCGAGCTTGATGCCCTGTTCCGTGAAGTACCAACCCGGATAATGCCAGGGATAATCCTCGTCGTAGCCGCAATCGTTTTCACCCTCAAGGGTGACGGTCATTTCGTTTGGGTAGAGTTTCAGCAACTGTGCGACCAACCAAGGTGCCAGTTCAGTGTTGCGGTAGTTCGACCACGCTGTCGAAGAGCCGGGTGAGCCCGCGGCGAAATCTTCATACTCCTCGTAGTGCAACGGCTTGCCCTGCCCCACCCACAAAACATCCTCAAGGGTCAGAAGCTTGCCTGTCTTGGTATCGATGTTGAGCGCGTCGTGGCTTTGATCCGGATAGGCACCGCCACAGTAATAGTCCGATGAAATCCGCACACTCATCACTGTGGGCGACATCCACAGTGGCTGGCTCCACTGCGCATAATTTCCAGAACAGCCATAAGACGACAACACTTCGCCCCACAAACGCGCCATCAATTGTTGGTTGATACGTCGACGCTCTTCGAGGGAGTAACCGGTCACCACTTCGAACAGAGAAGTGTCTGTCTTCGGCTCGGTCCACCACTGCAGCGTGTAGCCCATGAAGGTGTCGGTCTTGCCTTTTTTGAGGGTGACGCCCTGCAGTCGCAGATATTCGTAAGGGTACTTGTCGTGAAGAGTGGTGAAAAAGGGCAAGGCATCGTCGGGTACATCGGGGATGACGGCTGGTTCTAACTCGACCTTCAGGATTTTCCCAGCGGTACTCGTCCACTCGCCATACCAACCATGAGTTGTCGGCTGCAGACGAAGGGTCGGGCGCGAATCTTCCATCCGCGAACCTTCTTCCAGCATCAGTGTTTCCCCGTCCAGGGCACCGTCGAGTGGCAGATCCTTGCGATACTTCTTATAGAAGTAACGACCGTCTCCAGTGCGAGTGTTTATTTCGAGGACGATGGCCGCTTTACCCAAGGTGCCGGTGTACACCTGCGCGCCGTTGTCGGCCGACGTTGCAGTCGAGACAAACAAGCCCGTCAGAAAAAGAACAGCGAAAAGGCGTAACAATCCTCGGAACATCACTTCATCCTTGAATAAACGAGCAACTGCCCGCCAAAAGAAGCTGCGGATTATGTCGAGGTTGCGCGGGGGAATCGAGCGCTGTCGCCTTCAACTCAAGCACATGCTGATCATCACCATCAGCAACAGCCCGATGTACACACGCGCATGCACCCGATCCGGGATTCGTCCAATCCATGGCGCGGCCAATCGAATCCCGATGAGCGAGCCAACCGTCAGCACCGCAAACGCCAGCAAATCCACATACCCGACAAACCAAGCGCCCAGGTCAACCTGACTGAACCCGGCCAATGCCATGTAAGTCAGCGTCCCCGCCACTGCCACCGGCACACTCAGCGGATTGGCCATGGACGTCGCTTGCGACATGCTCAAGCCACAGCGGCGCAACAGCGGCACGGTCATGACGCTGCCTCCTACACCAAGAAACGTCGCGATGGCGCCGATGCCTACACCACCTGCGGAAGTTTCCGTAGCGCCAAGTCGGCGTGGGATGACATCTGGGTTCTGAGTGAGAAAGCCGCGTCGCAGCAGGCAGTCGACGATGGTCACGCCGAGGTAGCCGATGAATGCGTAGCGAATCACGTCGCCGCTGACCCACACCGCCGCCATTGCCCCCACGATTGCACCCAACCCGATGAACCCTCCCAACGGCCACAGGTAATGACGAATGAGATTGCCGGCGCGGCGGTGTTTGTCGGTGGCGATCAGGGCGTTGACGATCATCACGCAGGTCGAAGTGGCGACGGCGATGTGCATTGCTGACTGGCCGATCGGGTCGTCGGCGCCGTGGCTCGCGGTGAGGAGGCGATACAGCAGCGGCACCACGACGAAGCCGCCGCCGAAGCCGAACAGGACCGCGGTGATGCCGGTCAGGCAGCCGAAGAGGGTCAGCAGTAAATAGAACATGTCGAGGCGTCCGTGGTGGGAGAGCGGTCGACGATAGAGCGGCATCGCTTGGCCTGCTTCAGCAAGTCAGCCAATAATGTTTGCGTTTACGCCAATCACCGGAAAACGCCTGATGCGCAATGTTTCGATCAATCTGCTGGATGACACGCCGCGCGCGGTGGTGGCGATCGGTACGGATTATTCCCACGGTCACTTGCTGCCTTTTCACACGCATCGGCGGGCGCAGTTGTTGTACGGCGCGACCGGGGTGATGCAAGTCAGCACCCATGACGGCAACTGGGTGGTGCCGCCGCAGCGAGCGGTGTGGATTCCGCCGGGGGTGGCGCACGAGGTGTTGATGCTTGGGGTCAGCACGCGCAGCTTGTACATCGAACCGGGTGCAGTGGATTTGGGGGAGCGCTGTCAGGTGATCAGCGTGTCGCCGTTGATGCGGCATTTGCTGATGGAGGCGGTGGAAGTACCGCTTACCTATGACCTCAGCGGGCGCGATGGTGTGTTGATTGATCTGTTGCTGCATGAGTTGACGCGCAGTGCGCCGCTGCCGTTGCACATTCCGCTACCGACTGACGGAAAGCTCCTGTCTCTGTGTCAGACCTTTCTGCATCAGCCGTACGCCCACCAATCACCACAGCAGTGGGCTGACCAATTACACATAAGCTTGCGTACCTTCAACAGACTGTTTCGCCAACAAACCGGGCTGAGCTTCAGACAATGGCGGCAGCAGGCTTGCGTGGTCCTGGCGCTGGCACGTTTAGCCTCGGGTGAAGCGGTAACGCGCATCGCGCTGGACTTCGGTTATGAGAGCCCGGCGGCGTTCTCGACGATGTTCCGGCGGATCCTCGGGCAGGCACCGTCCGTCTGGTTGGAGGCGGCGAATTAGCGCAAATCAAAAAATGCGTTTGATCCCGGCCGAAAACAACTGTACAAAAACACAGTATATTTTCAATCAGCACTCTTGAGCCCGGAGCACACCATGGCCTCTCTTGCGATGAACCACATCCTCGAACGCATTGCCCTTTTCCAGTTCACCCCGACGCACTGCGTTCAGGCCCGAGCGATGCTGGGCTGGAGCGTGGAACAACTATCGCGGGAAGCTGAGGTTTCGGTTGAAGACATTCAACGCTTTGAAGCGCAGCAGGACGTAGCGGAGGCGGCGCGGCTGGCGCTGGCTTACCGGTTCGAGGCGCAGGGGCTGGTGTTCTTTCCGGGGTTTGCGCCAGGGCGTAGTGCGAGTGTTCAGAGCGTTTCGTCGGAAGCGGTGGGACGTGGGGATTTTGCGATGGCTGAGTAAGGATAAAAACATGAGCGTGATCGAAGAAAGCACAGGCAATGTTTATCAAGATTTAGGGCTTGAGCATGCAGGCGAGATGCTGCTCAAGTACGAGTACGCGACAAAATTGATCTCGCTCATCGAGTCCACCGACATAAGCGAATCTGAAGCCGCACAAAGACTGGGAATACCTCTGGAGAATCTCCAGCAAATCCTTCGTGGAAAATTCCGGGAGGTACCCGTTACTACGATGGCCGAATACAACATCAAGATTTCAGGGCTTGGTTCTGGAGCAACCGGTTCGCCCCCTTAGGCGCGAACCGTAGCCACCTGATCAGGCGCTCTTCACCACCGCCTCACTCTCCCCTTCAACCGCCAACCACCACGCCTCCCCGCGTTGCGGTTGAGCGATGTTAAACGCCTCGCCCATCTGCGGCGTGGTAATGGAAATACTGCGTTCCCACGCCAGTGCCAGGATCCGGTCGAACGGTTCGTGCCAGGCGTGCATCGCCAGGTCGAAGGTGCCGTTGTGGATCGGGAAGAGCCAACGGCCTTTGAGGTCGATGTGCGCTTGCAAGGTTTCTTCTGGCTGCATGTGCACGTGCGGCCATTCGACGTTGTAGGCGCCGGTTTCCATCAGGGTCAGGTCGAACGGGCCGTACTGTTCGCCGATGCGTTTGAAGCCGTCGAAGTAGCCGCTGTCGCCGCTGAAGAAGATCCGCGTGTCGCCGTCGATCATTACCCAGGACGCCCACAGGGAGCTGTTGCCATCGAACAGGCCACGGCCAGAAAAGTGCTGCGACGGTGTGGCGACGAAGCGGATGCCGGCAATCTCGGCGCCCTGCCACCAATCGTACTGGCGGACTTTGCTGGCATCGATACCCCATTTGATCAGGGTGTCGCCGACGCCCAGTGGCGTGAGGAACAGGTTGGTCTTGGCCGCCAGCCTGAGCACGGCCTGATAATCGAGGTGGTCGTAATGGTTGTGCGACAGGATCACCGCTTCAATCGGCGGCAACTGATCGATGCTGATCGGTGGCTGGTGGAAACGTTTTGGCCCAGCCCACTGCACCGGCGAGGCGCGCTCGGCGAAGACCGGGTCGGTGATAAAGAATTTGTCGCGCAGCTTCAGCAACAGAGTCGAGTGACCGAGGCGATAGACGCTGTGATTGGGCGCTGCCAGCAGTTCTTCCCGGGTCAACGCTTGCACCGGAATCGGCGCGGCGGGTCGGGTGTTGCGCGGTTTGTGGAAAATCATGTTCCACATGATCCGCAGCATTTTGCGTAGGCCTTCGCGTTGCACAGGTGCGTGGTTGCGAAACAGCCCCTGATGCTGCCGCGAGGCTTCAGGCGTGGATGTGTTATCCGGGAGCGAAACTGGATTGGCCATGACTGAATGACTCCAGAAAAACCGCGCAATTCGCGGTTTTTCCACGGTGGGACGATAAATGGCCAAAGCTGCACGCATAGGCCGAACTGTCTGGTTTTTAAGTTACGAGGATTAACGCAACATTACACTGCTCGGTGTAGTTTCTAGGTTGCATCAAAGCGGATGACAAGTAAACTGCCAAGTGTAATTTCATCTTTTCTCTGCCGAAGCGTACTTATGACAGCTCCACTGCGACTCACCGACCGTAAACGCGAAGCCATTATTCAGGCGGCGATTGCCGAATTCCGTGCCCACGGTTTCGAGATCACCAGCATGGACAAAATCGCGGCCACCGCCGGTGTGTCGAAGCGCACGGTGTACAACCATTTCCCCAGCAAAGAAGAGTTGTTCGCGGAAATTCTCAACCAGTTGTGGGCACGAATCAGCGCCGAGCAATCGGTGACCTACAACCGCGATCAGCCATTGCGCGAGCAATTACGGCAGATGCTGCAGGCCAAGGTGCAGCTGATGGCTGACGAGAATTTTCTGACCCTGGCACGGGTGGCAATTGCTGCGACCATTCATTCGCCGGAGCGCGCGCAGAACATGATCGAGCGCATGGGCGAGCGCGAAGAAGCTCTGACCGTATGGATTCGCGCCGCGCAGGCCGACGGTCGACTGAAAGCGGTCGATCCGGAGTTCGCCGCGCATCAGGTCCAAGGGTTGCTCAAAACCTTTGGCTTCTGGCCACAGATGTCGATGGGCCGTGCCGCTCTTGATGTCGAGATGCAGAACACCGTCGCCGAATCGGCGCTGGAGATGTTTTTGGCCTGCTATCAGCTCTAAATCGCCCTCCACCTGTAACCCGCTCCCTGCCAGTTGCCGCTGTACGAGGCATGGAGGCTTGATGGAGCGATGGGTGAAGCATTGAATTCATGTTGTCATCCACAGGTGCCAGACTTGCGAGTGGGTCTGAGTATCGGTCTGGCGCGTTATCAGCCCTTGTACAAGGATGCCCTCGACTGGCTGGACGATGCCGACAAAGCGCTGTACACCGCCAAACATAAGGGCCGCAACACCATCAGCACTGCCCTGAGCCATGCTGTGGCGGACAACGTTAGCGCCTAAAAAGTTATACAAAATTACAAATAATTACTTTCTTGTACAACTTTATGAAGTTTTGTATAAGTAGCCATCTGCCAGTTAAGGAATGCTGGCATTGAGCAGTCACCACCGAATGCCGTCCGCGCATTCGGTCTGCCAGCGCGGAAATAGGGACTGAATCCTCGATCCTCCCCCTCTTCCAGAGTACTGCGAGCATGTTCTTCAATCGCCACAAAGCCGTCGTCGACGACCTTCAGCGCACCCTCACCGAACAAGCCGGCCTGCTCGATGCGATCAATCGCTCGATGGCGGTGATCGAGTTCGACCTCGATGGCGTGGTGCTGCGCGCCAATGAAAACTTTCTCAAGACCATGGGTTACACCGCCGAACAAGCGATCGGCCAACCGCATCGGCGCTTTTGCACACCAGAGTTCGGCCGTAGTACTCAATACACTGATTTGTGGTCACGCCTGAAAAACGGCCAGTTTCAGTCCGGTACGTTTGAACGGGTCGACGGCAAGGGTCAGCCGATCTGGCTTGAGGCCAGTTACAACCCGATCAAGGATGCCTCGGGGCGTGTGGTGAAAGTGGTCAAGTACGCCATGGACGTGACCGCCAAGGTGCAGCAGGAAAGTGAGGCGAATGCCAAGTTGCAAGCGATTGACCGGGCAATGGCAGTCATCGAATTCAACCTCGACGGCAGCATTCTTACGGCCAATCAGAATTTTCTGGCGCGCATGGGTTACACCCTCGCCGAGCTGAAAGGCAAACATCACCGTTTGTTCTGCACGCCGGCACTGGTCAACAGCAGCGCCTATGAGGATTTCTGGCGGCGCTTGAACCTGGGAGAGCTTTTTCAGGGTCAGTTCGAACGCGTGGATAAACGCGGGCAAACGGTGTGGCTCGAAGCCAACTACAACCCGGTTTACGACGCTGCCGGGCGCTTGTGCAAAGTGGTGAAGTTCGCTTCCGATGTGACCACGCGAGTCGAGCAACACGAGCAGGACGCACGCAGTGCCAGCGCGGCTTATCACATCTCGGTGGCGACGCGAAAAGTCGCCGAGCAAGGCACTCAGGTGATCCAGCAAGCCGCCAGCGAAATGCGCGAAATCGCCGAGGACATTGCACAATCGTCGACGTTGATTGCGCAACTGGGGGAACGCTCCGAACAGATCACCGCCATCGTCAACACTATCCGCTCGATTGCCGACCAGACCAATCTGCTGGCTCTCAACGCCGCCATTGAGGCCGCGCGCGCCGGCGAACAAGGGCGCGGATTTGCCGTGGTTGCCGACGAGGTACGCCTGCTGGCGGGGCGTACCAGCGGCTCGACGGCGGAGATATCCACCATGATCGGCTTGATCCAGAGCGAAACCCGCCAGGCCATCAAGAGCATGGAAGGCACCCGGGGTCGTGCGGCTGAGGGGGTCGAGTTGGCGAATCAGGCGGGGACAGTGATCTTGCAGATTCGCGATGGCGCCAGTGAGGCGGTGGATGCCGTGAGCATGTTTGCCAATGAGCGGGTGCCAGGGTAATTGATGCAGAGTCGTTAGACCGAGGCGCGGCCTTCGCGAGCAGGCTCGCTCCCACAGGGAAAATGCATTCCAATGTGGGAGCGAGCCTGCTCGCGAAAGGGCCTTGAGCTGCAATGCAGGACTATAGTGACCTTCAGTCCCAAGTCCTGCCGAGAGCATCATGACCACAGATAAACCCGACGCCGCCAACACCGCTCCCGTCGATCACCTGCGCTTCCACCGCCCCCACGCCCACCTCAGCACCACCTTCGGTAACGACAAATTCGCCCTGCGCGCCGAGGCATTTGCGCGGTTCTTCGGCACGCCGATGTTTCTCGGCGCGCAAACCCTGATTGTGTTGTTGTGGGTGTGTCTGAACGTGTTTGGCGTGACCACCTTCGACGTTTACCCGTTCATCCTGTTGAACCTCGCTTTCAGCCTGCAATCGGCTTATGCCGCGCCGCTGATTCTGCTCGCACAAACACGCCAGGCTGCCCGCGACAAGGCGCAGGCCGATGCCGACGCACTACATCGTGAAGACCTGGCACAGGCCAATACCGAACGCCAGGCCCAAGCGGCGAAGAACACCGCGCAACTGCTTGAACTGCTGGAGCAGAACACCCGCCTCACCGAGATGACCAAAAACCTCACCGAACGCATCGCCAGCCTGACCAGTGAGCTGCACGATCACATGCGCCAGAATCCGCA
This region of Pseudomonas sp. R84 genomic DNA includes:
- a CDS encoding XRE family transcriptional regulator encodes the protein MASLAMNHILERIALFQFTPTHCVQARAMLGWSVEQLSREAEVSVEDIQRFEAQQDVAEAARLALAYRFEAQGLVFFPGFAPGRSASVQSVSSEAVGRGDFAMAE
- a CDS encoding XRE family transcriptional regulator, with product MSVIEESTGNVYQDLGLEHAGEMLLKYEYATKLISLIESTDISESEAAQRLGIPLENLQQILRGKFREVPVTTMAEYNIKISGLGSGATGSPP
- a CDS encoding TetR/AcrR family transcriptional regulator produces the protein MTAPLRLTDRKREAIIQAAIAEFRAHGFEITSMDKIAATAGVSKRTVYNHFPSKEELFAEILNQLWARISAEQSVTYNRDQPLREQLRQMLQAKVQLMADENFLTLARVAIAATIHSPERAQNMIERMGEREEALTVWIRAAQADGRLKAVDPEFAAHQVQGLLKTFGFWPQMSMGRAALDVEMQNTVAESALEMFLACYQL
- a CDS encoding DUF1003 domain-containing protein, with protein sequence MTTDKPDAANTAPVDHLRFHRPHAHLSTTFGNDKFALRAEAFARFFGTPMFLGAQTLIVLLWVCLNVFGVTTFDVYPFILLNLAFSLQSAYAAPLILLAQTRQAARDKAQADADALHREDLAQANTERQAQAAKNTAQLLELLEQNTRLTEMTKNLTERIASLTSELHDHMRQNPQR
- a CDS encoding MBL fold metallo-hydrolase; amino-acid sequence: MANPVSLPDNTSTPEASRQHQGLFRNHAPVQREGLRKMLRIMWNMIFHKPRNTRPAAPIPVQALTREELLAAPNHSVYRLGHSTLLLKLRDKFFITDPVFAERASPVQWAGPKRFHQPPISIDQLPPIEAVILSHNHYDHLDYQAVLRLAAKTNLFLTPLGVGDTLIKWGIDASKVRQYDWWQGAEIAGIRFVATPSQHFSGRGLFDGNSSLWASWVMIDGDTRIFFSGDSGYFDGFKRIGEQYGPFDLTLMETGAYNVEWPHVHMQPEETLQAHIDLKGRWLFPIHNGTFDLAMHAWHEPFDRILALAWERSISITTPQMGEAFNIAQPQRGEAWWLAVEGESEAVVKSA
- a CDS encoding sulfite exporter TauE/SafE family protein — encoded protein: MFYLLLTLFGCLTGITAVLFGFGGGFVVVPLLYRLLTASHGADDPIGQSAMHIAVATSTCVMIVNALIATDKHRRAGNLIRHYLWPLGGFIGLGAIVGAMAAVWVSGDVIRYAFIGYLGVTIVDCLLRRGFLTQNPDVIPRRLGATETSAGGVGIGAIATFLGVGGSVMTVPLLRRCGLSMSQATSMANPLSVPVAVAGTLTYMALAGFSQVDLGAWFVGYVDLLAFAVLTVGSLIGIRLAAPWIGRIPDRVHARVYIGLLLMVMISMCLS
- a CDS encoding helix-turn-helix transcriptional regulator, giving the protein MRNVSINLLDDTPRAVVAIGTDYSHGHLLPFHTHRRAQLLYGATGVMQVSTHDGNWVVPPQRAVWIPPGVAHEVLMLGVSTRSLYIEPGAVDLGERCQVISVSPLMRHLLMEAVEVPLTYDLSGRDGVLIDLLLHELTRSAPLPLHIPLPTDGKLLSLCQTFLHQPYAHQSPQQWADQLHISLRTFNRLFRQQTGLSFRQWRQQACVVLALARLASGEAVTRIALDFGYESPAAFSTMFRRILGQAPSVWLEAAN
- a CDS encoding PAS domain-containing methyl-accepting chemotaxis protein, with the translated sequence MFFNRHKAVVDDLQRTLTEQAGLLDAINRSMAVIEFDLDGVVLRANENFLKTMGYTAEQAIGQPHRRFCTPEFGRSTQYTDLWSRLKNGQFQSGTFERVDGKGQPIWLEASYNPIKDASGRVVKVVKYAMDVTAKVQQESEANAKLQAIDRAMAVIEFNLDGSILTANQNFLARMGYTLAELKGKHHRLFCTPALVNSSAYEDFWRRLNLGELFQGQFERVDKRGQTVWLEANYNPVYDAAGRLCKVVKFASDVTTRVEQHEQDARSASAAYHISVATRKVAEQGTQVIQQAASEMREIAEDIAQSSTLIAQLGERSEQITAIVNTIRSIADQTNLLALNAAIEAARAGEQGRGFAVVADEVRLLAGRTSGSTAEISTMIGLIQSETRQAIKSMEGTRGRAAEGVELANQAGTVILQIRDGASEAVDAVSMFANERVPG